In one window of Paracoccus saliphilus DNA:
- a CDS encoding YbaN family protein, giving the protein MNIIWYFIGLVALGLGGVGVVLPVLPTVPFLLIAAWAFAKSSPRLRQKILDHATYGPHVRAWQERGAIGRIAKLWAVGAMSAGIAIAIWIGLPLWLIAMQITICAAVGTYVVTRPET; this is encoded by the coding sequence ATGAACATTATCTGGTATTTTATTGGTCTAGTAGCCCTAGGTTTAGGGGGCGTGGGTGTTGTTCTACCCGTGTTGCCGACTGTGCCATTTCTTTTGATCGCTGCATGGGCATTCGCCAAATCCTCTCCTAGATTGCGGCAGAAGATACTGGATCACGCGACCTATGGCCCTCATGTCCGGGCATGGCAGGAGCGTGGCGCCATAGGCCGAATTGCCAAGCTATGGGCTGTTGGGGCAATGAGCGCCGGAATCGCAATTGCAATATGGATCGGTCTACCGCTTTGGCTGATTGCGATGCAAATTACGATTTGTGCGGCGGTTGGTACCTATGTGGTAACACGTCCCGAGACCTAG
- the hemW gene encoding radical SAM family heme chaperone HemW translates to MSDVALTRSYLAPEEEDWRAGGFGLYVHWPFCAAKCPYCDFNSHVVERVDQARWAKALCAEIARLAEELPNRHLGSIFFGGGTPSLMQPETVDAVIRAARTGWSFANDIEISLEANPTSVEKERFRGYAQAGVNRLSMGIQALNDEDLQRLGRLHSVAEARAAFDVARDCFGRVSFDLIYARQGQSIKAWRTELREALGMAVDHLSLYQLTIEPGTAFGARAEAGKLRNLPDDDLAADMYLETQEVCATAGMAGYEISNHAATGSESRHNLVYWRQGDWAAVGPGAHGRITLPHGRMATEAHRAPGAWLDAVERNGTGELPRALLSSEDRAVEYLLMAMRLAEGLDEARYARLSGKPLDAGALIRLEDWGMVERSDGRLRASSAGRPVLNAILRELAG, encoded by the coding sequence ATGAGCGATGTGGCGCTGACACGGTCATATTTGGCCCCGGAGGAAGAAGACTGGCGGGCCGGAGGTTTCGGCCTGTATGTCCATTGGCCGTTCTGCGCCGCCAAGTGCCCCTATTGTGATTTCAACAGCCATGTTGTCGAGCGGGTCGATCAGGCGCGTTGGGCCAAGGCACTCTGCGCTGAAATCGCCCGTTTGGCCGAGGAGTTACCAAACCGGCATCTGGGCAGCATCTTTTTCGGTGGTGGCACGCCTTCATTGATGCAGCCCGAAACCGTGGATGCGGTGATCCGTGCCGCACGGACGGGCTGGAGCTTTGCAAACGATATCGAGATCAGCCTTGAGGCCAACCCGACCAGCGTCGAGAAGGAGCGATTTCGGGGTTATGCCCAAGCGGGGGTCAACCGTCTCTCGATGGGCATACAGGCACTGAATGACGAAGATCTGCAGCGCTTGGGACGGCTGCATTCCGTTGCCGAAGCCCGAGCGGCCTTTGACGTGGCCCGGGATTGCTTTGGCCGGGTCAGTTTCGATCTGATTTATGCGCGGCAGGGTCAAAGCATCAAGGCATGGCGAACCGAGCTGCGCGAAGCACTGGGCATGGCTGTCGATCATCTGTCGCTTTACCAATTGACGATAGAGCCCGGCACGGCTTTCGGGGCGCGGGCCGAGGCGGGCAAGCTGCGGAACCTGCCCGATGACGATCTGGCCGCCGACATGTATCTGGAAACGCAGGAAGTCTGTGCCACCGCCGGAATGGCTGGCTACGAGATCTCCAATCATGCAGCTACAGGATCGGAAAGCCGCCACAACCTGGTTTACTGGCGGCAGGGAGATTGGGCCGCGGTCGGTCCCGGCGCGCATGGCCGGATCACCCTGCCCCATGGCCGAATGGCAACCGAGGCACATCGCGCGCCCGGCGCGTGGCTGGATGCCGTTGAACGGAATGGAACAGGGGAACTGCCAAGGGCGTTGCTTTCTTCCGAGGATCGAGCGGTGGAGTATCTGTTGATGGCAATGCGACTAGCTGAGGGCTTGGATGAAGCGCGATATGCGCGGCTTTCCGGGAAGCCTCTGGATGCCGGGGCGCTGATCCGGTTGGAGGATTGGGGTATGGTTGAACGGTCGGATGGCCGACTTCGTGCCAGTTCTGCCGGACGCCCCGTACTAAATGCAATTCTGCGCGAGTTGGCCGGTTAA
- a CDS encoding RidA family protein, with protein MNRISTGSPFEASMGYSRAVVKGNWCFVSGVTGYDYTTMTIPEDAAEQAQNCFDTIFGVLDEAGFSADDIVRVQYTVTDAALVEQIAPVLGKALDEVRPAATMVVCGLIRPEMKVEIEVTAMRE; from the coding sequence TTGAATAGAATTTCTACCGGGTCACCCTTTGAGGCCTCGATGGGTTACAGCCGTGCCGTGGTGAAGGGAAACTGGTGCTTCGTGTCGGGCGTCACCGGATACGACTATACCACGATGACCATTCCGGAGGATGCGGCCGAGCAGGCGCAGAACTGCTTTGACACGATCTTCGGGGTTCTGGATGAAGCCGGCTTTTCCGCCGACGACATCGTTCGGGTGCAGTACACGGTCACCGACGCGGCACTGGTCGAGCAAATTGCACCGGTTCTGGGAAAAGCCTTGGACGAGGTTCGCCCGGCAGCAACCATGGTGGTTTGCGGTTTGATCCGACCGGAAATGAAGGTCGAGATCGAAGTTACCGCAATGCGCGAATGA
- the rdgB gene encoding RdgB/HAM1 family non-canonical purine NTP pyrophosphatase has protein sequence MRKFAEKRLLVATHNAGKLAEMRALLAPYGVEVVGAAEQGLGEPVETEDNFLGNARIKARAAVEATGLPVLADDSGISVDALDGAPGVYTADWAETDNGRDFGMAMAKTWQALEERQAPEPRSAQFRCTLVLMWPDGHEEVFEGVLPGRVVWPPRGAEGHGYDPIFMPDGHEITLGEMAPEMKNRLSHRALAVENMIGDCFE, from the coding sequence ATGAGGAAGTTCGCTGAAAAGCGCCTGCTGGTGGCGACGCATAACGCCGGAAAATTGGCCGAGATGCGGGCGCTACTGGCCCCTTATGGCGTCGAGGTCGTGGGCGCTGCCGAGCAGGGCTTGGGCGAGCCGGTCGAGACCGAGGATAATTTCCTGGGCAATGCGCGGATCAAAGCGCGGGCTGCGGTCGAGGCGACCGGCTTGCCGGTGCTGGCGGATGACAGCGGCATCAGTGTCGATGCACTGGACGGTGCACCGGGGGTTTATACGGCAGACTGGGCCGAGACCGACAATGGCCGGGATTTCGGAATGGCCATGGCGAAGACCTGGCAGGCATTGGAAGAACGGCAGGCGCCCGAGCCACGCAGCGCACAGTTTCGCTGCACGCTCGTCCTGATGTGGCCTGACGGGCATGAGGAGGTTTTCGAGGGGGTGTTGCCGGGACGTGTCGTCTGGCCTCCTCGCGGGGCTGAGGGGCATGGCTATGACCCGATCTTCATGCCGGATGGGCATGAGATCACGTTGGGGGAAATGGCTCCGGAGATGAAGAATCGCCTCAGCCATCGGGCCCTGGCGGTCGAGAACATGATAGGAGATTGTTTTGAATAG
- the rph gene encoding ribonuclease PH, with the protein MRPSGRNLSQMRPISIETGVMRHAEGSCLIRCGNTHVLCSASIEDNPPRFLKGSGLGWVTAEYGMLPRATNTRNRREAAQGKQSGRTQEIQRLIGRSLRAGVDRVALGERQITVDCDVIQADGGTRCASITGGWVALRLAVNKLLEAGALTSDPIVDHVAAVSCGIYAGQPVVDLDYAEDSEAGTDGNFVMTGAGHMIEVQMSAEGATFSRDEMGQLVDLAEAGVAELVAAQKAALE; encoded by the coding sequence ATGCGCCCTTCTGGCCGAAACTTAAGCCAAATGCGCCCGATTTCAATCGAAACCGGAGTAATGCGGCACGCCGAGGGGTCGTGCCTGATCCGTTGCGGCAACACCCACGTGCTGTGCAGCGCCTCGATCGAGGATAATCCGCCGCGATTCCTGAAGGGCTCGGGCCTTGGATGGGTGACGGCGGAATACGGGATGTTGCCGCGCGCGACCAATACCCGCAACCGGCGCGAAGCGGCGCAGGGCAAGCAATCGGGGCGGACGCAAGAGATCCAGCGGCTGATCGGGCGCAGCCTTCGTGCCGGTGTCGACCGGGTCGCACTGGGCGAGCGGCAGATCACCGTGGATTGCGATGTGATCCAGGCGGATGGCGGCACGCGCTGCGCCTCGATCACCGGGGGCTGGGTGGCTCTGCGGCTCGCGGTGAACAAGTTGCTGGAAGCCGGGGCACTGACCAGCGACCCAATCGTGGATCACGTGGCGGCAGTGAGTTGCGGCATCTATGCGGGCCAGCCCGTGGTCGATCTGGATTATGCCGAGGATAGCGAGGCGGGAACGGATGGCAATTTCGTCATGACCGGTGCAGGCCACATGATCGAGGTGCAGATGTCGGCGGAGGGCGCCACATTTTCACGCGATGAGATGGGGCAGCTTGTCGATCTTGCCGAGGCAGGCGTAGCCGAGTTGGTGGCGGCGCAGAAGGCTGCATTGGAATGA
- the hrcA gene encoding heat-inducible transcriptional repressor HrcA, with protein sequence MSQETLLSELNDRSREIFRRVVETYLETGEPVGSRTLTRALSERVSAATVRNVMQDLEFMGLLDSPHISAGRLPSHMGLRLFVDGMMEVDTVNPNDQAMMDRTLGNDDSDTGALLGRVSTALSSITHGASLVLMPKHEAPIRHIEFVSLAPDRALVVLVFADGHVENRIFIPPEGQTPSSMREAGNFLNAMAEGKTLAELRGHMTRQLAERRRELDILAAELVQSGLALWDSEETDPRLIVRGRANLLDSEAADLDRIRVLFDDLERKRDIVEFLELAEHGDGVRIFIGAENKLFSLSGSALVVSPYMNADRKIVGAVGVIGPTRLNYGRIVPIVDYTAQLVGRALSGRKG encoded by the coding sequence ATGAGTCAGGAAACGCTGCTGTCAGAACTGAACGACCGCTCCCGCGAAATCTTTCGCCGGGTGGTCGAGACCTATCTTGAAACCGGCGAACCGGTGGGCTCGCGTACCCTAACGCGGGCATTGTCCGAAAGGGTAAGCGCCGCCACTGTCCGCAATGTCATGCAGGACCTCGAATTCATGGGCCTGCTGGATAGTCCACATATCTCGGCGGGGCGCCTGCCGTCGCATATGGGCTTGCGGCTTTTCGTGGACGGGATGATGGAGGTAGATACTGTCAATCCCAACGATCAGGCGATGATGGACCGCACGCTTGGCAATGACGATTCGGATACCGGCGCGTTGCTTGGCCGGGTCAGTACGGCGCTAAGTTCGATTACACATGGGGCATCCCTTGTCCTGATGCCCAAACACGAGGCCCCGATCCGCCATATCGAATTTGTCAGCCTTGCTCCGGACCGTGCCCTTGTCGTGCTGGTCTTCGCCGATGGCCATGTCGAGAATCGCATCTTCATCCCGCCAGAAGGGCAGACCCCGTCCTCGATGCGCGAGGCGGGGAATTTCCTGAACGCCATGGCCGAAGGCAAGACATTAGCCGAGTTGCGCGGCCACATGACCCGGCAACTCGCGGAAAGGCGGCGCGAACTGGATATCCTGGCCGCCGAGCTGGTCCAGTCCGGTCTCGCCCTATGGGACAGCGAGGAAACCGATCCACGCCTGATCGTGCGGGGCAGGGCGAATCTGCTGGACAGCGAGGCCGCCGATCTCGACCGCATCCGCGTGCTGTTCGACGACCTCGAACGCAAACGTGATATCGTCGAATTTCTCGAACTGGCCGAACATGGTGACGGTGTGCGCATTTTTATTGGCGCCGAAAACAAGCTTTTTTCACTTTCGGGTTCCGCTCTGGTGGTTTCACCCTATATGAATGCCGACCGAAAGATTGTAGGCGCGGTTGGCGTCATCGGACCGACTCGGCTGAATTATGGCCGCATCGTGCCGATTGTCGATTATACCGCGCAGCTGGTCGGGCGGGCGCTGTCCGGCCGGAAAGGATGA
- a CDS encoding nucleotide exchange factor GrpE, with product MNEQNEQPTEDITEEDQLAEIEELADEIARLTAERDEFRDKFMRALADAENSRKRADKDRRDAEQYGGSRLARDLLPVHDALTRALDAVGDEQQEAAKALIEGVDLTLRELSNVFSKHGITVIRPEPGEKFDPTYHEAMFEAAVPGTKAGEIIQVMDNGFRLHDRLLRPAKVGVSSTQES from the coding sequence ATGAACGAGCAGAACGAACAGCCGACCGAAGACATCACCGAAGAGGATCAGCTGGCCGAAATCGAGGAACTGGCCGACGAGATAGCGCGGCTTACCGCCGAACGGGATGAATTCCGCGACAAGTTCATGCGTGCGCTGGCCGACGCGGAAAATTCGCGCAAGCGTGCCGACAAGGACCGCCGCGACGCCGAACAATATGGCGGCTCGCGCCTGGCCCGCGATCTGCTGCCCGTCCATGACGCGTTGACCCGTGCCCTCGACGCTGTCGGGGATGAACAGCAAGAGGCCGCCAAGGCGCTGATCGAAGGGGTGGATCTGACCCTGCGCGAATTGTCGAATGTCTTCAGCAAGCATGGAATCACCGTGATCCGGCCGGAACCCGGCGAGAAATTCGACCCGACCTACCACGAGGCGATGTTCGAGGCCGCCGTCCCCGGCACCAAGGCCGGAGAGATCATCCAGGTCATGGATAACGGTTTCCGCCTGCATGACCGCCTGCTGCGCCCGGCCAAGGTCGGCGTTTCCTCGACACAGGAAAGCTGA
- a CDS encoding GNAT family N-acetyltransferase — MSDIISRPYLPGDFSACLAIFDSNLPTLFAPEERAQFSEFLENLNARGSTYLVLTREDSVIACGGLLADEVTGKASLEWGMVEHALHGQGFGAKLTEARLTLARAIPTIVELTIETSQHSRGFYERLGFTVSKIIPDGFGPGLDRWDMTLPLR, encoded by the coding sequence ATGAGCGACATCATATCCCGGCCCTACCTGCCCGGCGATTTTTCTGCCTGTTTGGCCATATTCGATAGCAACCTGCCGACCCTCTTTGCACCGGAAGAGCGCGCGCAGTTTTCCGAGTTCCTGGAAAATCTGAACGCCAGGGGCAGCACCTACCTGGTTCTCACGCGCGAGGATTCTGTGATCGCTTGCGGAGGGCTGCTTGCCGACGAAGTGACGGGGAAAGCATCGCTCGAATGGGGAATGGTCGAACATGCTCTGCATGGGCAGGGGTTTGGTGCCAAGCTGACAGAGGCCAGACTGACATTGGCGCGCGCCATTCCAACTATCGTCGAGTTAACGATAGAAACGAGCCAACATTCCCGTGGTTTCTATGAGCGACTTGGCTTCACCGTCTCGAAGATCATACCTGACGGGTTCGGTCCGGGGCTGGATCGCTGGGATATGACATTGCCTCTGAGATAG
- the gfa gene encoding S-(hydroxymethyl)glutathione synthase encodes MTNTAGVKIHPAVDSGVKSGNPNFSGGTLSCRCASNPVKVRVGAQTAHNHVCGCTKCWKPDGATFSQIAVVSRDAVEVLENADKLEVVNAEAPIQRYRCRDCGVHMYGRIENKDHPFYGLDFVHTELSSEDGWSAPEFAAFVSSIIESGVDPSEMDAIRSRLRELGLEPYDALSPPLMDAIATHVAKRSGALPA; translated from the coding sequence ATGACAAATACAGCAGGGGTGAAAATTCATCCCGCCGTCGATAGCGGCGTCAAATCAGGAAACCCGAATTTTTCCGGTGGTACGCTCAGTTGTCGCTGCGCTAGCAATCCGGTCAAGGTGCGGGTTGGTGCGCAGACCGCGCATAACCATGTCTGCGGCTGCACCAAATGTTGGAAACCTGACGGCGCGACCTTCAGCCAGATCGCTGTCGTGTCGCGCGATGCGGTCGAAGTTCTTGAAAACGCCGATAAACTGGAAGTCGTCAATGCCGAGGCGCCGATCCAGCGCTATCGTTGCCGCGATTGCGGCGTGCATATGTATGGCCGCATCGAGAACAAGGACCATCCGTTCTACGGCCTCGATTTCGTGCATACCGAGCTTTCGTCGGAAGACGGCTGGTCCGCGCCGGAATTCGCGGCCTTCGTCAGTTCGATCATCGAATCGGGCGTCGATCCGTCGGAGATGGACGCCATCCGGTCGCGCCTGCGCGAGCTGGGACTAGAACCTTATGACGCATTGTCTCCACCCCTGATGGATGCGATTGCGACTCATGTGGCGAAACGATCCGGTGCGCTTCCCGCTTGA
- a CDS encoding S-(hydroxymethyl)glutathione dehydrogenase/class III alcohol dehydrogenase — MKTRAAVAMEAGKPLEVMEVNLEGPKEGEVMVEIKATGICHTDEFTRSGADPEGIFPAILGHEGAGVVVEVGPGVTSVKPGDHVIPLYTPECRECASCLSGKTNLCTRIRATQGQGLMPDGTSRFSLDDGTKIHHYMGCSTFANHTVLPEIAVAKVRDDAPFDKICYIGCGVTTGIGAVINTAKVEIGAKAVVFGLGGIGLNVIQGLRLAGADMIIGVDLNDDKKEMAERFGMTHFVNPKNVENTVQEIVELTKTPFDQIGGADYSFDATGNVQVMRDALECTHRGWGQSVIIGVAPAGAEISTRPFQLVTGRVWKGTAFGGARGRTDVPKIVDWYMDGKIEIDPMITHTMPLDDINKGFDLMHHGESIRSVVLY; from the coding sequence ATGAAAACCCGTGCCGCCGTAGCCATGGAGGCTGGCAAACCGCTGGAAGTGATGGAGGTCAATCTCGAAGGGCCGAAAGAAGGCGAGGTCATGGTCGAGATTAAGGCGACCGGCATCTGCCATACTGACGAATTCACCCGCTCGGGCGCCGATCCGGAAGGCATCTTCCCGGCGATCCTGGGCCATGAGGGCGCAGGCGTGGTGGTCGAGGTCGGACCCGGCGTGACATCCGTGAAACCCGGCGATCACGTCATCCCGCTTTACACGCCGGAATGCCGCGAATGCGCGTCCTGCCTGTCGGGCAAGACCAATCTTTGCACCCGGATTCGCGCCACTCAGGGGCAGGGGCTGATGCCTGATGGAACGTCTCGCTTCAGTCTCGATGACGGGACGAAGATCCACCACTACATGGGCTGCTCGACCTTCGCGAACCATACTGTGCTGCCCGAAATCGCTGTCGCCAAGGTCCGCGACGACGCACCTTTCGACAAGATTTGCTATATCGGCTGCGGCGTGACTACCGGCATCGGTGCGGTGATCAACACCGCCAAGGTCGAGATCGGCGCGAAAGCCGTGGTCTTCGGCCTGGGCGGCATTGGCCTGAACGTCATCCAGGGCCTGCGTCTGGCGGGTGCCGACATGATCATCGGCGTCGATCTCAATGACGACAAGAAGGAAATGGCCGAGCGTTTCGGCATGACTCACTTCGTCAACCCGAAGAATGTCGAGAATACTGTACAGGAAATCGTCGAGCTGACGAAAACTCCCTTCGACCAGATCGGCGGCGCGGATTACAGCTTCGACGCCACCGGAAATGTACAGGTCATGCGCGATGCGCTGGAATGCACCCATCGTGGCTGGGGCCAGTCGGTCATCATCGGTGTCGCCCCCGCAGGGGCCGAGATCAGCACACGTCCGTTCCAGCTGGTCACCGGCCGGGTCTGGAAAGGCACCGCATTTGGTGGCGCGCGGGGCCGTACCGATGTGCCGAAAATCGTTGACTGGTACATGGACGGCAAGATCGAGATCGACCCGATGATCACTCACACCATGCCGCTGGATGACATCAACAAGGGCTTCGACCTGATGCATCACGGCGAGTCGATTCGTTCGGTCGTGCTTTACTGA